A region from the Triticum aestivum cultivar Chinese Spring chromosome 3D, IWGSC CS RefSeq v2.1, whole genome shotgun sequence genome encodes:
- the LOC123074287 gene encoding DNA repair protein RAD5B (The sequence of the model RefSeq protein was modified relative to this genomic sequence to represent the inferred CDS: added 13 bases not found in genome assembly): protein MGPFYADSDEVIVKVEAHGEVEVKRERIHADHGEVKVEAAGEVEVKREPIDADSDKVKLESPSVVEAKIKREPIDADIKHGRVKKEEQPDEIKVPVKEEQRKTASPRHVKEEEEDDDSSDDEVEIIDPPPKSKKRNREDDDDVVFIDLTTSRPAPYLNPKPLRGMPPPGATPPAELDEYPPDHREWVFFTKSYATGLSTCRGRKWLDAGEVVHFAFPSHEGRIRVPYRQAVALAEIVRFSTNRSGEIGKLSPEWARCLAPLVSSSKVMIQGKMVFPMMELRLMQEVLLYVSFYIHRSSLYLISPKNECHPNNPLRGLFKLLRRFGVAEA from the exons ATGCCGACTCCGACGAGGTGATTGTGAAGGTCGAGGCCCACGGTGAGGTCGAGGTCAAGAGGGAGCGAATCCATGCCGACCACGGCGAGGTGAAGGTTGAAGCCGCCGGCGAGGTCGAGGTAAAGAGGGAGCCAATCGATGCGGACTCCGACAAGGTGAAGCTTGAATCTCCCTCCGTGGTCGAGGCCAAGATCAAGAGGGAGCCCATCGATGCCGACATCAAGCATGGCCGGGTCAAGAAGGAGGAGCAACCCGACGAGATCAAGGTCCCGGTAAAGGAGGAACAACGCAAAACTGCGTCGCCGCGCCATgtaaaggaggaggaagaggacgacgacTCTAGTGACGACGAGGTGGAGATCATTGATCCCCCGCCGAAGTCCAAGAAGAGAAACCgcgaggatgacgacgacgtgGTCTTCATCGATCTCACGACGTCCCGCCCGGCGCCTTACCTGAACCCAAAGCCCCTCCGGGGAATGCCGCCGCCGGGCGCCACGCCA CCGGCGGAGCTCGACGAGTACCCACCGGACCACCGCGAATGGGTCTTCTTCACAAAGTCCTACGCCACCGGGCTGTCGACTTGTCGCGGGAGGAAGTGGCTGGACGCCGGCGAGGTCGTCCACTTCGCCTTCCCTTCGCACGAAGGCAGGATCAGGGTGCCGTACAGGCAGGCGGTGGCGTTGGCAGAGATCGTGCGCTTCTCGACAAACCGATCTGGAGAG ATCGGGAAGTTGTctcccgagtgggcgaggtgcctTGCCCCGCTGGTGAGTTCTTCCAAGGTTATGATCCAGGGGAAGATGGTGTTTCCGATGATGGAGCTCAGGCTGATGCAGGAGGTGTTGCTGTATGTCAG CTTCTACATCCACCGCTCGTCCTTGTACCTGATTTCTCCTAAAAATGAATGTCATCCAAACAATCCCCTCCGCGGCCTCTTCAAGTTGCTTCGGCGATTCGGTGTAGCTGAAGCCTGA